One region of Exiguobacterium acetylicum genomic DNA includes:
- the putP gene encoding sodium/proline symporter PutP, with the protein MNGMWFAILLYLGLMVALGVIAYYRTKNMNDYMLGGRTIGPVVTALSAGASDMSGWLLMGLPGAMYATGLSSGWIVVGLLLGAYANWLLVAPRLRAYTAHAGDAITIPDYFEKRFHDKSGVLRTVSAGVILIFFIMYASSGFVAGGRLFEAVFGLEYTTGLWILAGVVIAYVFLGGFLAVSWTDVVQGMIMVIALLIVPGVALALSGGINETLETIRSTDGSKLELFKGTTVIGIVSLLAWGLGYFGQPHIIVRFMAIRNLHEMKSARRVGMIWMTFSIVGAMVTGLIGYAYFTQQNSPLGEPENVFIQLSRDLFPGFITGLLLAALLAAIMSTISTQLLVSSSAATNDFYQRFFKRDASDRELMVMGRVMVLVVAALAILLSFGAQKSILTLVGYAWAGFGAAFGPVVLFSLLWRRMNKTGALASMITGSVVVIAWILIKQNVEGLPFYISEMYEMIPAFFASTVALVIGSLVTKEPSQAIYDEFDQVQAQLKGAEPERKIV; encoded by the coding sequence ATGAACGGAATGTGGTTCGCGATTTTGCTGTATCTCGGACTGATGGTCGCACTAGGCGTCATTGCGTATTATCGGACGAAGAACATGAATGACTACATGCTTGGGGGACGTACGATTGGTCCCGTCGTCACGGCGCTCTCTGCTGGAGCAAGTGACATGAGTGGCTGGCTGTTGATGGGATTACCGGGTGCAATGTATGCAACTGGTCTGTCCAGTGGATGGATTGTCGTTGGTTTATTACTTGGCGCTTATGCCAACTGGTTACTCGTCGCGCCGCGTCTGCGTGCGTATACGGCACATGCAGGGGATGCAATCACGATTCCCGATTACTTTGAAAAACGATTCCACGATAAAAGTGGCGTCTTGCGTACTGTTTCAGCTGGAGTTATCTTAATATTCTTTATAATGTACGCATCAAGTGGTTTTGTCGCGGGTGGTCGTTTGTTCGAAGCTGTCTTTGGCCTCGAGTACACGACGGGTCTTTGGATTCTAGCGGGCGTCGTCATCGCATACGTCTTCCTCGGTGGTTTCCTTGCTGTCAGTTGGACGGACGTCGTCCAAGGGATGATCATGGTCATCGCGTTGCTGATCGTACCAGGCGTTGCCCTCGCTTTAAGCGGTGGGATCAACGAGACGCTCGAAACGATTCGGTCGACGGACGGTTCAAAGCTCGAGTTATTCAAAGGTACGACGGTCATTGGAATCGTCTCGCTACTCGCTTGGGGACTCGGCTACTTTGGTCAGCCGCATATCATCGTTCGTTTCATGGCGATTCGGAACTTACACGAGATGAAGTCAGCACGTCGCGTCGGGATGATCTGGATGACGTTCTCGATCGTTGGAGCGATGGTGACAGGTTTGATCGGATATGCCTACTTCACGCAACAAAATAGTCCTTTAGGAGAACCAGAGAATGTCTTCATTCAATTATCACGAGATCTCTTCCCAGGGTTCATTACGGGACTGTTGCTTGCAGCCTTACTTGCTGCCATCATGTCGACGATTTCGACACAGCTACTCGTCTCTTCGAGTGCGGCAACGAATGATTTCTATCAACGTTTCTTCAAGCGTGATGCTTCTGATCGTGAATTGATGGTCATGGGGCGCGTGATGGTCCTTGTCGTCGCTGCTCTAGCGATTCTCTTATCGTTCGGTGCACAGAAGTCGATCTTGACTCTCGTTGGTTATGCGTGGGCTGGTTTCGGTGCCGCGTTCGGACCAGTCGTTCTGTTCAGCTTGCTTTGGCGCCGGATGAACAAGACAGGAGCACTTGCTTCGATGATTACGGGATCTGTCGTCGTCATCGCCTGGATTCTCATCAAACAAAATGTCGAAGGGTTGCCATTCTACATTTCTGAGATGTACGAGATGATTCCAGCCTTCTTCGCTTCGACTGTTGCGCTCGTCATCGGTAGTCTCGTGACGAAGGAACCGAGTCAAGCGATCTATGATGAATTCGATCAAGTGCAAGCGCAGCTAAAAGGTGCAGAACCTGAGCGGAAGATCGTCTAA
- the pruA gene encoding L-glutamate gamma-semialdehyde dehydrogenase yields MIPYKHEPFTDFSQEANKKAFEEALALVTQELGKDYPLVIGGKHVTTEDKIVSVNPANKEEIVGRVSKATQEHAEEAMQAAVTAFETWKFVNPSVRADVLFKAANIIRKRKHEFSAYLVKEAGKPWNEADADTAEAIDFLEYYARQMLVLKDGKKVESRPGEYNRYDYIPLGVGVIISPWNFPLAIMAGTAVAAIVAGNPILLKPASTTPVVAAKFVEVMEQAGLPVGVLNFVPGSGAEVGDYLVDHPKTRFISFTGSRDVGLRINERASKLNEGQIWLKRVIAEMGGKDTMVIDESADLDYAADMITKAAFGFSGQKCSACSRVVALDSVYDELLEKVVANTNKLSIGNPTDVSNNVGPVIDAAAFKKITSYFDVAKEEGRIVAGGTADDSTGFFVSPTVVADVQPTDRLMQEEIFGPVVAFTKAKDFKEAIDIANNTEYGLTGAVITQDRTNQEYARANFHVGNLYFNRGCTGAIVGYQPFGGFNMSGTDSKAGGPDYLTLHLQAKTTSEMF; encoded by the coding sequence ATGATTCCGTACAAACACGAACCATTCACGGACTTCTCACAAGAAGCAAACAAGAAAGCGTTCGAAGAGGCACTTGCACTCGTTACGCAAGAACTCGGCAAAGATTATCCGCTCGTCATCGGTGGGAAACATGTGACGACGGAAGATAAAATCGTCTCCGTCAATCCGGCTAACAAAGAAGAGATCGTCGGACGTGTCTCGAAAGCGACACAGGAACATGCAGAAGAAGCGATGCAAGCAGCAGTCACAGCTTTCGAAACATGGAAATTCGTCAATCCGTCTGTACGTGCGGACGTCCTATTCAAAGCAGCGAACATCATCCGCAAGCGGAAGCATGAGTTCTCTGCCTACCTCGTCAAAGAAGCAGGGAAGCCTTGGAACGAAGCCGATGCCGATACAGCAGAAGCAATCGACTTCCTCGAATACTATGCACGTCAGATGCTCGTCTTAAAAGACGGTAAAAAAGTCGAGAGTCGTCCAGGCGAATACAATCGTTACGATTACATCCCACTCGGTGTTGGTGTCATCATCTCACCATGGAACTTCCCACTCGCGATCATGGCTGGAACAGCTGTCGCAGCAATCGTGGCAGGGAACCCGATCCTCTTGAAACCCGCATCGACGACACCGGTCGTCGCAGCGAAATTCGTCGAAGTAATGGAGCAGGCTGGTCTTCCGGTTGGTGTCTTGAACTTCGTACCAGGTTCAGGAGCAGAAGTTGGTGACTACCTCGTCGATCACCCGAAAACACGTTTCATCAGCTTCACGGGATCACGTGATGTTGGTCTTCGCATCAACGAGCGGGCATCGAAACTAAACGAAGGTCAAATCTGGCTCAAACGCGTCATCGCGGAAATGGGCGGAAAAGATACGATGGTCATCGATGAGTCGGCTGACCTCGATTACGCAGCGGACATGATCACGAAAGCGGCATTCGGATTCTCGGGTCAAAAATGTTCAGCTTGTTCACGTGTCGTCGCACTCGACTCTGTCTATGACGAGTTGCTCGAAAAAGTCGTCGCGAACACGAACAAACTGAGCATCGGTAACCCAACAGATGTCTCAAACAACGTCGGACCAGTCATCGACGCAGCAGCATTCAAGAAAATCACGTCGTACTTCGACGTCGCAAAAGAAGAAGGACGTATCGTCGCAGGTGGTACGGCAGATGATTCAACAGGATTCTTCGTCTCACCGACAGTCGTCGCGGACGTTCAACCAACGGATCGTTTGATGCAAGAAGAGATCTTCGGACCAGTCGTTGCCTTCACGAAAGCGAAAGATTTCAAAGAAGCAATCGACATCGCGAACAACACGGAATACGGATTGACAGGTGCTGTCATCACGCAAGACCGGACGAATCAAGAGTACGCGCGTGCGAACTTCCACGTCGGTAACCTCTACTTCAACCGTGGTTGCACAGGCGCAATCGTTGGCTACCAACCATTCGGTGGATTCAACATGTCTGGAACGGATTCGAAAGCGGGCGGACCGGATTACTTGACTTTACATCTTCAAGCAAAAACAACTTCAGAAATGTTCTGA
- a CDS encoding HesB/YadR/YfhF family protein, whose amino-acid sequence MKIHITDEALQYFKDEMEAKSGDTIRFFAKYGGSTDLTQGFSVGVHMEEVERAAVEEVVDGIHFVVSDQDDWLFQGQDVKVSIEHEEIVFSQAKE is encoded by the coding sequence ATGAAAATTCATATTACAGATGAGGCATTGCAATACTTTAAAGATGAGATGGAAGCAAAATCAGGCGATACGATTCGCTTCTTCGCAAAATATGGTGGCTCAACGGATTTAACACAAGGTTTCTCGGTTGGTGTTCATATGGAAGAAGTCGAACGGGCAGCGGTCGAAGAAGTCGTCGACGGCATCCACTTCGTCGTCTCGGATCAAGATGATTGGCTATTCCAAGGGCAAGACGTCAAAGTCTCAATTGAGCACGAAGAGATCGTCTTTTCACAAGCGAAGGAATAA
- the bcp gene encoding thioredoxin-dependent thiol peroxidase, which produces MQAPTFTLPNAQGESISLEDYRGKKVVLYFYPKDSTPGCTTEACDFRDATHAFEENNTVILGVSADSQKRHQNFIAKYELPFQLLSDVEHEVCEQYGVWQLKKNYGKEYYGIVRSTFLIDESGEIVKEWRSVKVKDHVAEALQYVQEQK; this is translated from the coding sequence ATGCAAGCACCTACATTCACCCTTCCGAATGCACAAGGAGAATCAATTTCCCTCGAGGATTATCGTGGAAAAAAAGTCGTACTCTATTTCTATCCGAAGGATTCAACGCCTGGTTGTACGACCGAGGCATGTGATTTCCGTGATGCGACGCATGCGTTCGAGGAGAACAACACCGTCATTCTCGGTGTCTCCGCTGATAGCCAAAAACGGCATCAGAACTTTATCGCGAAATACGAATTACCGTTTCAATTGTTATCAGATGTCGAACACGAAGTGTGTGAGCAATATGGTGTCTGGCAACTGAAAAAGAACTATGGTAAGGAATATTATGGAATCGTTCGTTCAACTTTCTTAATCGATGAATCTGGTGAAATCGTCAAAGAATGGCGCAGTGTGAAAGTAAAAGATCATGTCGCAGAAGCACTTCAGTACGTCCAAGAGCAGAAATAA
- a CDS encoding peptide ABC transporter substrate-binding protein: MKKKKALALVGALTIAGSSLAACSTTDEGSKEGGSTSGEKASDKQVLNLINGSDIPALSPTVATDSVSFTVLNNVQEGLFRLDDKQEATPGVAESVDISEDKLTYTFKLRDSKWSDGSDVTAKDFEYAWKRVLDPKSGSQYAYIMYLIEGAEAYNTGKGKAEDVAVKAVDDKTLEVKLTQPAEYFKSLTGFGSFMPLKQEFVEKQGKNFASNADTFLYNGPFVLSDWKTDVGWSYKKNNEYWDKDNVKLEEINTKIVKEVSTGVNLYEKGDVDLAGLTSEFVDQYKDDDDFITRLDANMFYVQMNFKNELLKNKDIRKAIDSGYDKEQMAKVLLNNGSIPAYYYVPKDFAKGPDGKDFRDGNEGFGSFDASAAKASFEKGLKEVGKKSFKLELLSYDDDNSKKISEYLKGEWEKNLPGLEVTIKQQPFKNKLELESKGEFELSFAGWGPDYQDPMTFLDMWVTGGPYNRGKYTSDKYDSLIKSAQKETDAAKRWQSLKDAEKVLLEDDQAISVMYQKGVSSLRKPYVKGIVNHKVGADTSYKWAYIEGK; the protein is encoded by the coding sequence ATGAAGAAGAAAAAGGCACTTGCACTCGTCGGAGCACTGACAATCGCTGGATCAAGTCTTGCGGCATGTTCGACGACAGATGAAGGTTCAAAAGAAGGCGGTTCGACGTCAGGAGAGAAAGCCTCAGACAAGCAAGTCTTGAATTTGATCAACGGTTCGGATATCCCGGCACTTAGCCCAACCGTCGCAACGGACTCAGTATCGTTCACAGTCTTGAACAACGTTCAAGAAGGACTGTTCCGCCTTGACGACAAACAAGAAGCAACACCGGGTGTCGCAGAAAGTGTTGACATTTCAGAAGATAAACTTACATACACATTTAAACTTCGTGATTCGAAATGGTCGGACGGCAGTGATGTCACCGCTAAAGATTTCGAATACGCATGGAAACGCGTCCTTGATCCGAAGAGTGGTTCGCAGTATGCATACATCATGTACCTCATCGAGGGTGCAGAAGCATACAACACAGGTAAAGGGAAAGCAGAAGATGTCGCAGTCAAAGCGGTCGATGACAAGACACTTGAAGTCAAGTTGACACAACCGGCTGAATACTTCAAATCGTTGACTGGTTTCGGTTCATTCATGCCATTGAAACAAGAATTCGTCGAAAAACAAGGCAAGAACTTCGCATCGAATGCAGATACTTTCCTTTACAACGGTCCGTTCGTCCTCTCGGATTGGAAGACCGATGTCGGCTGGAGTTACAAAAAGAACAATGAGTATTGGGATAAAGATAACGTCAAACTTGAAGAAATCAACACGAAAATCGTTAAAGAAGTCTCTACAGGTGTCAACTTGTATGAAAAAGGCGATGTTGATTTAGCTGGCTTAACGAGTGAATTTGTCGATCAATATAAAGATGATGACGATTTCATAACTCGTCTCGATGCGAACATGTTCTACGTCCAAATGAACTTCAAGAATGAACTCTTGAAGAACAAGGATATCCGTAAAGCGATCGACTCTGGGTACGATAAAGAGCAGATGGCAAAAGTTCTCTTGAACAACGGTTCGATCCCTGCTTACTACTATGTACCAAAAGACTTCGCAAAAGGTCCAGACGGTAAAGACTTCCGTGATGGAAACGAAGGCTTCGGTTCATTCGATGCTTCTGCTGCAAAAGCATCATTCGAAAAAGGACTTAAAGAAGTTGGTAAGAAATCATTCAAACTTGAGCTACTCTCATATGATGATGACAACTCGAAGAAAATCTCAGAGTACCTCAAAGGCGAGTGGGAGAAAAACCTTCCAGGTCTTGAAGTCACGATCAAACAACAACCGTTCAAGAATAAGCTAGAGCTTGAATCGAAAGGTGAGTTCGAACTGTCATTCGCAGGATGGGGACCTGACTATCAGGATCCGATGACATTCCTCGATATGTGGGTAACTGGTGGACCATACAACCGCGGTAAATACACAAGCGATAAGTATGATTCACTCATCAAATCAGCTCAAAAAGAGACTGACGCAGCAAAACGTTGGCAGTCCCTCAAAGATGCTGAAAAAGTACTCCTTGAAGACGATCAAGCGATCTCCGTCATGTACCAAAAAGGTGTTTCTTCTCTTCGTAAACCATACGTCAAAGGAATCGTTAACCACAAAGTTGGTGCCGATACTTCGTACAAATGGGCTTACATCGAAGGAAAATAA
- a CDS encoding homing endonuclease associated repeat-containing protein, whose amino-acid sequence MKQRVLTSQQSYTEEQLEMIEAIRAVGELIQDRPRRTVYRRYALVNDWPQPENIIRQFGSWPEALSAAGYEWNVDQQPEELERAPKYTKDEILKSFERYAQDVGSTITLKKYQMWRKSVHHAPSHYHIVKMFGSWHDACTAAGLEASVTYSKAELAASLRQAIEEVGFALSFEAYREWAKRNNKPSTKALLHRYGSWSAAIHAIENEIRLSKQQAQ is encoded by the coding sequence ATGAAGCAACGTGTACTTACGAGTCAACAGAGTTATACAGAAGAGCAACTTGAGATGATTGAAGCCATCCGTGCGGTCGGTGAACTCATCCAGGACCGTCCACGCCGTACTGTCTATCGCCGTTATGCTTTAGTCAATGACTGGCCTCAACCAGAAAACATCATTCGTCAATTCGGATCATGGCCGGAAGCTTTGTCTGCTGCTGGATACGAGTGGAATGTCGATCAACAGCCGGAGGAGCTCGAGCGGGCACCGAAATATACGAAAGACGAAATCTTAAAGTCATTCGAACGGTACGCACAAGACGTCGGCTCTACGATCACACTTAAGAAGTACCAGATGTGGCGTAAATCTGTCCATCATGCACCGAGTCACTATCACATCGTCAAGATGTTCGGTTCGTGGCACGATGCGTGTACCGCTGCAGGACTTGAAGCAAGCGTCACTTATTCGAAAGCTGAACTTGCTGCTTCTCTGCGCCAAGCCATCGAGGAAGTCGGCTTTGCCCTCTCTTTTGAAGCGTACCGGGAATGGGCGAAACGAAACAACAAACCATCGACGAAAGCCTTACTTCATCGCTATGGTTCTTGGTCAGCCGCGATCCATGCGATTGAAAACGAGATTCGTCTCAGCAAACAACAAGCACAATGA
- a CDS encoding GGDEF domain-containing protein, whose product MRRFQQYLLRSWVVFFVIVIGIDLFAKSRDYSLSVDLFTFLLIAALSTIFVVDPVRRRHMSFTFHFGFVLFTFLTYGLLSAICVGQLTMLIYQLRTIHTPIGRRRMLHNYPFNVALELFLIVPAGLAYNALGGTHGEAFVLTENIVPLLAMVAILWIVLLLQYQLSRFLLGENIPNDVMFQLLRFEAVVITAELLYGIFSTLVVQGNGNSGLVMAAFALFIIKRALGSSVEATDRIEHWEQIERLKEAAWKDGDAQFIIERYLRQLNQFVKPDIAWIKFDFKEGKQSVYYSLKDGRKLKADHVEGRIIEDIIEKEEVLLYGMQQEWDIRLYDSLPEETQSVLFIQPEATETINCSLLLASNASGEFTQDFGYELYRALRVLSWAVERAHERERLLTDSRTDAMTKLPNYRALQEWGDRRIKQRDLYPFSALMIDLDHFKQINDTYGHEVGDVVLFEVAKLLMQATRITDLVARYGGEEFVILLPNTDLDSAQIVAERIRETLHANPILVEGHTLRITASIGIDTLKELGDLASLIRNADRAMYVGAKFQGRDRVASYQEWKEKVI is encoded by the coding sequence GTGCGTCGTTTTCAACAATATCTCCTTCGAAGCTGGGTCGTTTTTTTCGTAATCGTCATAGGCATCGATCTTTTTGCGAAGTCGAGAGATTATAGTCTCAGCGTCGATTTGTTTACGTTCTTATTGATTGCCGCCTTATCGACGATTTTCGTCGTCGATCCTGTCCGTCGTCGTCATATGAGTTTTACTTTCCATTTTGGATTCGTCCTCTTTACATTTTTGACGTATGGATTACTATCAGCGATTTGTGTCGGGCAATTGACGATGCTCATCTATCAGTTGCGAACGATTCATACACCAATCGGACGTCGGCGGATGTTACATAACTATCCCTTCAACGTCGCACTCGAATTGTTTTTAATCGTTCCAGCAGGTCTTGCCTATAATGCACTCGGCGGGACACATGGCGAAGCATTCGTGCTGACAGAAAACATCGTACCGTTACTGGCGATGGTCGCGATCCTCTGGATTGTCCTCTTATTGCAATATCAGTTATCCCGATTTCTTCTTGGAGAAAACATCCCAAATGACGTCATGTTCCAGCTGCTACGTTTCGAAGCGGTCGTCATCACGGCAGAATTGTTATACGGAATCTTCAGTACACTCGTCGTTCAAGGAAACGGGAATAGCGGACTCGTAATGGCGGCGTTTGCCTTATTCATCATCAAGCGTGCACTGGGAAGTTCCGTTGAAGCGACAGATCGGATTGAACATTGGGAGCAGATCGAGCGATTGAAAGAGGCGGCTTGGAAAGATGGTGATGCCCAGTTCATCATTGAGCGGTATTTACGACAGCTCAATCAATTCGTCAAACCGGATATCGCTTGGATTAAGTTTGATTTCAAAGAAGGAAAGCAGAGTGTCTACTATTCGTTGAAGGACGGAAGAAAGTTAAAAGCCGATCATGTCGAAGGACGAATCATTGAAGATATCATCGAGAAAGAAGAAGTCCTTCTTTACGGGATGCAACAGGAGTGGGATATTCGTCTTTACGATAGCTTGCCGGAAGAGACACAGTCGGTCCTTTTTATTCAACCGGAAGCGACGGAGACGATCAACTGCTCGTTGCTCCTTGCCTCGAACGCAAGTGGTGAGTTCACGCAGGATTTCGGTTACGAGCTATATCGTGCCCTACGTGTTCTGTCGTGGGCGGTGGAACGGGCACACGAGCGAGAGCGCTTGTTGACCGACAGCCGGACGGATGCGATGACGAAACTACCGAACTATCGTGCCTTGCAAGAGTGGGGCGATCGTCGTATTAAACAACGCGATCTTTATCCGTTCTCAGCCTTAATGATCGACTTAGATCACTTCAAACAAATCAATGATACGTATGGTCATGAAGTCGGAGACGTCGTCTTATTTGAAGTGGCGAAGTTACTGATGCAAGCAACACGCATCACGGATCTTGTCGCCCGTTACGGGGGGGAGGAGTTCGTCATCTTACTACCGAATACGGATCTTGATTCAGCCCAAATCGTCGCAGAACGAATCCGCGAGACGTTGCATGCGAATCCGATCTTAGTCGAAGGGCATACGCTCCGAATCACGGCAAGCATCGGCATCGATACATTAAAGGAACTCGGAGATCTCGCGAGTTTGATTCGAAATGCCGACCGTGCGATGTACGTTGGAGCGAAGTTCCAAGGACGCGACCGTGTCGCATCGTATCAGGAGTGGAAAGAGAAGGTCATTTAA
- a CDS encoding YktB family protein → MTNTFTQHAFDTFQIDGLEPRMEAIRERIQPVFRDIGQEVAPDLTVATAEDVHVHIAQHARRKVNPPKDTWMAFSPDKRGYKKHPHFQVGLFDDHLFIWLAYIYELPNKQQYASKLLQHTELLTSLPDDFVVSYDHMKKDAVSVHETDIEKGLQRFHDVKKAEFLVGRHIPAEQVHHLSREELLEMIRNTYSYLVPLYKTIK, encoded by the coding sequence ATGACAAATACATTCACGCAACACGCATTTGATACATTTCAGATTGATGGACTAGAACCACGGATGGAAGCGATTCGCGAACGCATCCAGCCGGTCTTTCGAGACATCGGTCAGGAAGTCGCACCTGACTTAACGGTCGCAACAGCAGAAGATGTCCATGTTCATATCGCGCAACACGCTCGCCGGAAGGTCAACCCTCCGAAGGATACATGGATGGCATTCTCCCCCGATAAACGTGGATACAAAAAACATCCGCATTTCCAAGTCGGTCTGTTTGATGATCATCTGTTCATTTGGCTCGCCTACATCTATGAGTTGCCGAATAAACAACAATACGCATCGAAACTGTTACAGCATACAGAACTGCTGACATCCCTTCCGGATGATTTCGTCGTCTCATATGATCATATGAAAAAAGACGCCGTCTCCGTTCATGAGACGGATATCGAAAAAGGATTACAACGTTTCCACGACGTCAAAAAGGCAGAATTCCTTGTTGGTCGCCACATTCCGGCAGAACAAGTGCATCACCTGTCACGCGAAGAATTACTGGAAATGATTCGAAATACCTATTCGTATCTCGTACCACTCTATAAAACGATTAAATAA
- a CDS encoding ABC transporter substrate-binding protein, protein MKKLIQLFAAIFLISGVILFTLNQLNETQGYSGKNVLNIYNWGDYIDPALIKQFEKESGIKVVYQTFDSNEAMLTKIEQGGTTYDIAVPSDYAIAKMIDEKLVLPIDHQKIPNLKNIDSRFLDLSFDPNNKYSIPYFWGTVGIVYNKDLIDGKKPTSWKDLWDPKLKNQILLADGAREVMGMSLNSLGYSLNETDESKLQEAKANLMRLTPNVKAIVGDEIKLLLANEEAGLGVVWSGDANEIMSENENLDYVIPKEGSNVWFDNVVIPKTAKNVEGAHEFINFMLRPDISAKNADYVGYSTPNKEGLKLLDKSVRTDERFYPDKQVTDTLEVYENLGKKMLAHYNELFLEFKMHKK, encoded by the coding sequence TTGAAAAAATTGATTCAATTGTTCGCCGCGATTTTCTTGATTTCAGGTGTCATTCTTTTCACCTTGAATCAGTTGAACGAGACACAAGGGTATTCGGGGAAAAATGTCCTGAACATCTACAACTGGGGTGATTACATCGACCCGGCACTGATCAAACAGTTTGAAAAAGAGAGCGGCATCAAGGTCGTCTATCAGACGTTTGATTCAAACGAAGCAATGCTGACGAAGATCGAACAAGGAGGAACGACATACGATATCGCCGTTCCGTCCGACTATGCGATTGCGAAGATGATTGATGAGAAACTCGTCTTGCCGATCGATCATCAAAAGATTCCGAATCTCAAGAACATCGATTCACGCTTTTTAGATTTATCGTTCGATCCGAACAACAAGTACTCGATTCCGTATTTCTGGGGAACGGTCGGTATCGTCTACAACAAAGACTTGATTGACGGGAAGAAACCGACGAGCTGGAAGGATCTCTGGGATCCGAAGCTGAAGAATCAGATTCTACTTGCTGACGGTGCCCGTGAAGTCATGGGGATGAGCTTGAACAGTCTCGGTTATTCGTTGAATGAAACGGATGAGTCGAAACTGCAGGAAGCAAAAGCGAACTTAATGCGCCTGACACCAAACGTCAAGGCGATCGTCGGGGACGAGATTAAGTTATTGCTCGCGAACGAAGAAGCAGGACTCGGTGTTGTCTGGTCGGGTGATGCAAACGAGATCATGAGCGAAAACGAAAATCTCGACTACGTCATTCCAAAAGAAGGATCGAATGTCTGGTTCGATAATGTCGTCATTCCGAAGACCGCGAAAAACGTCGAGGGGGCACACGAGTTCATCAACTTCATGTTGCGTCCTGATATTTCAGCGAAGAATGCGGACTACGTCGGCTATTCGACACCAAACAAAGAAGGCTTGAAATTGCTCGATAAGTCGGTTCGGACCGATGAGCGATTCTATCCTGATAAACAAGTTACCGATACGCTTGAGGTCTATGAGAACCTCGGAAAGAAAATGCTCGCGCATTACAATGAGTTGTTCTTAGAGTTTAAGATGCATAAGAAATGA
- a CDS encoding ABC transporter permease: MKRLKLANLYLIGVFIILYAPIFYLAFYSFNSADNMTNFDSFTWDWYKEVFQDSRLLIIVLNTLVIALLSAAISTILGVFGAIGIQAVRKKRVETSLLTLNSILIVSPDVIIGASFLIFFTLLGIQLGFTSVLLSHIAFSVPIVVILVLPKLQEMSPTLVDAARDLGASRWDVLMKVILPYITPGIFAGFFTALTYSLDDFAVTFFVTGNGFTTLSVEIYSLARQGISMKINALSTVIFLFTFLLVIGYYFLNQRAATKLSRPEVK, translated from the coding sequence ATGAAACGTCTGAAACTAGCAAATCTTTATCTGATCGGAGTCTTCATCATTTTGTATGCTCCGATATTCTACTTGGCATTCTATTCGTTCAACAGCGCAGACAATATGACGAACTTCGATTCGTTCACGTGGGATTGGTACAAGGAAGTCTTCCAAGATTCACGCTTGTTGATCATCGTCTTGAACACACTCGTCATTGCCTTGTTATCCGCAGCGATCTCGACAATCCTTGGCGTATTCGGAGCAATCGGGATTCAAGCCGTCCGTAAGAAACGGGTCGAGACGTCGTTGTTGACGCTCAACAGCATCTTGATCGTCAGTCCGGATGTCATCATCGGAGCATCGTTCTTGATCTTCTTCACGCTACTTGGCATCCAGCTTGGTTTTACGTCGGTCTTACTGTCCCACATTGCGTTTTCGGTACCGATCGTCGTCATTCTCGTCTTGCCGAAGTTGCAGGAGATGAGTCCGACGCTCGTTGATGCAGCACGTGACTTAGGCGCAAGCCGCTGGGATGTTCTGATGAAAGTCATCTTGCCGTACATCACACCCGGTATCTTTGCTGGATTCTTCACGGCATTGACGTACTCACTGGATGACTTTGCGGTGACGTTCTTCGTGACAGGAAACGGCTTTACGACATTGTCCGTTGAGATCTACTCACTTGCCCGTCAAGGGATTTCGATGAAGATCAACGCCTTGTCGACTGTCATCTTCTTGTTTACGTTCCTGCTCGTCATCGGCTACTACTTCTTGAACCAACGAGCTGCTACGAAGCTTTCGCGACCGGAGGTGAAATGA